The genomic region ATGGAGCCATGTTAAATCAGCTGAAAGCGTATTAAAGAAAGGTCAAATAGTTGATGCTAAGGTAATAAGCGCTGACAGGGAAGCTAATAGACTATCTTTGAGTATTAAGGCATTAACAGAAGAACCATGGAGCAGAGTAGAAGAAAAATATCCAGAAGGTTCAGTTGTTCTTGGAAAAGTAGTTAGAATGACAGACTTTGGAGCTTTTGTAGAATTAGAACCAGGAGTAGATGGCTTAGTTCATATATCAAAAATCTCTCATGATAGAATCAATACACCATCAGATGCTTTAAGCATAGGGGAAGAAGTAAAGGCCTTAATTTTATCAGTAGATTCAGAAAACAAGAAGATTGCTCTTAGCATCAAAGATGCTGAGTAGTAATAATGAAATTAGAACACGCATATTATTATATGTGTGTTCTTTTATAATATAATGTAATTTGCAGAATATTAGTAAAGGTACCGTATTTTTTCAACGCTAGAGGGGTATGAGATGTTAGAGAAAATAGGATTAAATAATATAGAAGCCTTAAGAAAACTTCATTCTAAAAGTCTAAAAAGAGTAAGTTATGATAAAGATTTTTTTGAATTATATGATAAGCAAAACTTCGTAATGAAATATTTATATAGAAAGTTTATTAAAATAATTAAAATTAATGATAATCATGTAGGATACATATGGTATGAGCCTCCTGTAGATAGATATGTTAGAGTTTGGGCTTTATATATAGAACCTGAGTTTATTCCCTTATTAAATGAAAGTACTCTAGATTTTTTTAATCGTAATATTTTATTCTATGAGGTATTTAATAAGAGTAAAAGAAATACTGAATTAATGAAATTAGGTTTTAATAAAAGCAGATATTCAATTTTAATGAGCCTGGATTTAAGATATTATAACAAGGATAAGGAAATTAACAATATATATTCAAAATTAAAGGATAACTTAGTTAAAAATAATCTTAATTATTATAGTTCTAGATTTAAAGTTAGAAAATTTATTGAGGGCAAGGACGAAGCTCTTCGTTGTGATATTCAAAATCAAATATTTGCAGATTTAAATAGAAAGCCACTAACTATTGAGGATATATATATGGATATGGGTCAGGATTATTATCTAAAGGATTTTTGCTTTTTTGGGATGTTAGGGGATGAAGCTGTTGGATATGGTCAAATAATTGATAATAGAAACATGTATACTATTGTAAATTTTGGTATTATAGAGAGATTAAGAGGTATTGGTCTTGGGAAATTACTATTGCATGAAATAATTTTAAAAGCAAAAAATTATGGTATCAAGGAATTATATATTAGAGTAGATTATGAAAATTTAAAAGCTATTAATTTATATAAATGGATTGGGTTTAAATTTATAGATAATATAACCTTATGGCAGAGAGAACTATAACAGTTAGGAGTTTGGAGTTAGTAGTTTGGAGTTAGGAGGAAAAGCTGATGTTGGATAAGAAAATAAATGAACTAAAGGATTATTTAAAAAAATATGAAAAATTAAATCAAGCTATTGCATTAATTTATTGGGATATGAGAACTAATATGCCGGAAAAGGCAGGAGAAAATAGGGGGGAGCTTCTTCAATATCTTTCAGAAGAAAGCTTTAAAATGCTTACAAGTGATACAGTAAAGAATTTTATAGAAGATTTATCTCCATACAAAGATAAAATGAATAAGTTACAATGTAGAATGTTAGAAGAGCTTGAAAGAAAATATAATGAAACTAAAAAAATTCCTCAAGAAAAATATGTTGAATTTGTGGGGATATGCAGTAACGCAGAAATAGCTTGGGAAAAAGCAAAGGAAGCTAAGGATTTTGAAATATTTAAGCCTCATTTAGAAAAGGTTGTAAAGTATACTCAGGAATTTATTGAATATTGGGGATATAATAATGATAAATATGATACATTATTAGATAAATATGAATTAGGCTTAACAACAGAAAAACTTGATAAAATATTTAATGAATTAAAAGTTGGTATTATAGAAATATTAAGTAAGATAAAAGAAAGTAGTAAAAATATAAATAGAGATTTTTTATATGGTCATTTTAATGCGGAAAAGCAAAAGGAACTTTCCTTAAGGGTTCTAGAAAAAATAGGATTTGATATGAAGGCAGGAAGATTAGATGTTAGTGTTCATCCATTTACAACAAACTTTGGCAATAAGGATGTAAGATTAACAACTAACTATCATGAAGATGAGTTTACTTCAGCTTTATTTAGTACAATTCATGAAGGCGGACATGGAATTTATGAACAAAATATAAGTGATGATTTAGAAGGCACAGGGCTTCAAATTGGTGCATCTATGGCTATTCATGAATCGCAATCAAGATTTTATGAAAATATTTTAGGAAGAAGCAAAGAATTTTGCTCTTATTTACTTCCTCTAGCTAAAGAGTATTTTGACGATTTCAAGAATGTTTCTTTAGATGAGTTCTATGAAGCAATGAATTATGTGGAAGCTTCATTAATAAGAACTGAAGCAGATGAATTAACATATGGTCTTCACATTATCATAAGATATGAAATTGAAAAAGATTTAATAAATGGAAGAATTAAAGTAGAGGATTTAAAAAAAATGTGGAATAAAAAGTATAGAGAATATCTAGGTGTTGAACCTAAAAATGATGCTGAAGGCATTTTACAAGACATGCATTGGTCAGATGGATCTTTTGGATATTTTCCAAGCTATGCTTTAGGAAATTTATATGGTGCCCAATTCTTAAATACCTTAATTAATGAAAAGCCTGATATATTTGAGGATTTAAAAGAAGGTAAATTTACAGAAATTAATGAATGGTTGAAGGAAAAAGTTCATAGACATGGTGCTCTTTATACTCCAAATGAACTTATAAAAAATATAACTGGAGAAGAGTTAAATCCAAAGTATTTTATTGAGTATTTAAAAAATAAATATTATAGAATTTATAATGTTAAATAAAGATATTGTTAAGGAATTATAGTTTAGGTTTTTTAGAGAGTAATTCTTTAAAAGACCTTTTTTAACTGATAATATTTTATAATATATTATAGTATTATTAATAAATAATAATTAAGGTGATAAGATGGGTAAATATAAAGAGTTAGATATTATATACAGCAATTTAGGGCATAAAGATAAAGAAATTATAGATAGTTATAATAATGAAATTATTAAGGAAGCCAATAAAAAAGTTCCTTTAAGTATTTATATTTTAAAATCAAAAAAAGTAATATGCCTAATAGAATCCTATGGTACTGCTCATCTTTGGACATGGTCAGAATTTAAGGAGGAAATAAAAGGAAGACTTTTAGCCTACAAAACTGAAAAGAATGTTATAACAAATCAGCTTTTTGAAATAGATGAAGAACCTAGTGAAGAAATATTAAACAAATATAAGTTAAAGAAGAAATTTGTTTTATATTAAATATAAGCTTTTGGTAAGAAAAATAATTTAAAATACATAATAAAGGAACTTTTGTAAAGCAAAAGTTCCTTATATTTGAATTAGTAATTAAAGTAGTTTCCCTTAATTATGTAATCTGCAATTTTAAAGATATTTTTTAAGTTTTCTTTTTCTTCCTTACTTGATGGTGTTCCAATAATTTCTCCGCTATTTAATATTGTATAATCTCTATTTGTGTTAACTAGAACTCGTCCCATTGAAGAACTTTCAAATTCTTTTCTTTCTACTCCAAGCAAATAAGATATGGTAGGAAGAAAATCAACTTGTCCACCAGCTTTAGATATTGTTTCTCCTTTAATTTCAGGATTATAGATAATTAAAGGTATTTTCATATCTTTTTCTTTCCACCAGTTTCCTTCTAAAGGAGCATCCTGCATTTCTTCTTCATAGAATTTATGTACCCCTGTATGATCTCCATATATCATTACTATAGTATTTTCTAAAAGATTATCTTTTTCTAATTCTTCTAAAAATAATTTTATAGCCTCA from Clostridium isatidis harbors:
- a CDS encoding GNAT family N-acetyltransferase, translated to MLEKIGLNNIEALRKLHSKSLKRVSYDKDFFELYDKQNFVMKYLYRKFIKIIKINDNHVGYIWYEPPVDRYVRVWALYIEPEFIPLLNESTLDFFNRNILFYEVFNKSKRNTELMKLGFNKSRYSILMSLDLRYYNKDKEINNIYSKLKDNLVKNNLNYYSSRFKVRKFIEGKDEALRCDIQNQIFADLNRKPLTIEDIYMDMGQDYYLKDFCFFGMLGDEAVGYGQIIDNRNMYTIVNFGIIERLRGIGLGKLLLHEIILKAKNYGIKELYIRVDYENLKAINLYKWIGFKFIDNITLWQREL
- a CDS encoding carboxypeptidase M32; translation: MLDKKINELKDYLKKYEKLNQAIALIYWDMRTNMPEKAGENRGELLQYLSEESFKMLTSDTVKNFIEDLSPYKDKMNKLQCRMLEELERKYNETKKIPQEKYVEFVGICSNAEIAWEKAKEAKDFEIFKPHLEKVVKYTQEFIEYWGYNNDKYDTLLDKYELGLTTEKLDKIFNELKVGIIEILSKIKESSKNINRDFLYGHFNAEKQKELSLRVLEKIGFDMKAGRLDVSVHPFTTNFGNKDVRLTTNYHEDEFTSALFSTIHEGGHGIYEQNISDDLEGTGLQIGASMAIHESQSRFYENILGRSKEFCSYLLPLAKEYFDDFKNVSLDEFYEAMNYVEASLIRTEADELTYGLHIIIRYEIEKDLINGRIKVEDLKKMWNKKYREYLGVEPKNDAEGILQDMHWSDGSFGYFPSYALGNLYGAQFLNTLINEKPDIFEDLKEGKFTEINEWLKEKVHRHGALYTPNELIKNITGEELNPKYFIEYLKNKYYRIYNVK